atgactcgccgaccgccttggcCTTGGCCCTCAACAAATTATCTACAATAATcaaatgtatattttaaaacaaaatttagaaattccAACCTCTATCGATAAATATTTCTGCATCTGTCACTGTATATGTGTATAGACATTCATGTTGAGACTGGTAAGAATATATTCGAATTTGTTAATATATGGTTGTTTCTGTTACTTCTAGCTCTCATAATTGTGATAATAAGTGAACAtgtttaaaatagaaagagtcaaagtggtactccctccgttccattgaagatgattcacttttctttttggtttgtcccaattaaaatgactcattacttGAAATGGAAATACTCCTTTCGtctcagtttaagagtcacattttgtcatttaagtccatcccagtttaagagccacatttataattttccatatttggacataaaatttaaccaatttgttcatcaaatttacattcaaatgccattactttcataaaaataaaacaaaataaaatcataaacatacaaaaagtcAAATAGGTCCCACTTTCCACTGactcacttcaattattacacactccaacaACCACTACcttacttcaattattacacactccaataatttcttaaaattcgtgtcagaACTAAATCTGACTCCTAAAcggggacggggggagtaccttttatttctactttattctttatctcttactttactttctccacttaatacataaaataaagctacataaaattttgtgccGCCTAAGgaatgggtcatcttccttaggATGGAAGAAGTATAAGAATGGACGTTGACATAAAGTTAGAAAAACcaacatttaaatattgaagACTTGGACATCCATTGACTTGGCTCAAACTCTATGTGtatattctctctctactccACCGTTAACAAATGTTCTTGTTCTCAAGCAAATATGGAGACTTTGtcatatttacatttatttccGAGAATAAAAACGAGTTGAATCTATTAACAAATGTTCTTGTTTCCAAGCAAATATGGAGACTTTGtcatatttacatttatttccGAGAATAAAAACGAGTTGAATCTTCAAAGGTTTTTGCAGAGTTCTATCACAATTAATCagttttgaaatatttgtttaatcTGTTTTATCACAGTTAATCAGTTTtgaaatactctctccgttcccaAATAGTATGAACTTTGAGTTCAATTTAATGcattattgataaattaagagagagatagatagagaaagttttttaagtattgttagtggagaatgagtctcaactcattagagaaaagaaagtttctaaaattgaaagtttatactctttggggacggacgAGAAAGGAAATAGTGCATACTCTTTAGGGACGAAAGAAGTATTTGTTTAGTCAGATCCATCACAATTACTCAGGTTTGAAatagtatttgtttaattagttCCATCACAATTACTCAGGTTTGAAATAGTATTTGTTTAATCAGTTCCATCACAATTACTCAGGTTTGAAACAGCACTCCctcgtcccaaggaagatgacccctttcttgggcggcacgggattttatgcagttatattttgtgtggtaAAAGGAGAGAGTAACgtagagagagggaataaagtagagataaaggtgtttccattttaagtaatgggtcatcttgattgggacaaaccaaaaaggaaagtgggtcatcttcgatgggacggagagagtatttgttttatcaGTTCCATCACAGTTCCATCACAATTACTCAGGTTTGAAATAGTATTTGTTTAATCAGTTCCATCACAATTAATCTAGTTCAAGGGACCTACAATAATGCTAAAGTCTGGAGACTCTAAACTTCACCACTTGtaataattctaatattttattaatcagGTCATATATagataatcaataataaaGTATGGTAACAAGTaaacatgtactccctccgtcccagctacgatgacacattgcttagccggcacgagattttatgagttattggttaaagtatttaattggagagagtgaaggtgggtgtaagtattaaagtagagagataaagaaagatggatattttaataggagtgagaaaaagtggttgagtgtattaattggagagataaagttaccaaaaaaagaaatgtgtcatcttagttgggacaaactaaaaaggaaaacgtgtcatcttaagcgggacggagggtgtacttgatgcactatttattagcactaaaaatacctgcaagcatacagggtagatctagtatagctaaaggtcagtaccgggatatcgaacacagagaataagattgcaactgactaccatatactaagcatcatatactatctagagacacGGAGGTTTTGGATTTAGTTTATTAAACTagacagaaaataaataaacagaTAACAAGCATAAAAACAATGGTATAAAGCAGGCGTAAGAAAGTAGAATTTAAGGATTTAAAACACAATTGACTTCCTTGAATTACGGTCTCTAGAGTTATTAAGTCGGTCACTTaactagattaaaccccctcccgaggtgagaaatccgtagattaggtgtaataattgaagtccccttctaattcttagacctaactcctaaaagATTGTAAGACCAATGACCTCACAtgaaacctcaactctcccgagttctaTTGAATTAAAGTGTGAATTATCCCTTTTCCAAGTCAACTATTTCTTCTCCCGAGTACTCTAATCAACTCTAACATGTATTCAAAAGGTagctaatcaattgaatataaaaggcacaaggataaatcaaataactgcaagagctaacaaggataatcaattgaatatcttcaccaaaaaatccacaaaagatgttctattcatagacaagtaaaaactacaaataaagtacgagacatgaaagaaatagataaaacccaaggtcgatcttcaatcttcagtcttctcttgcctggatctgcagagctccgctccaatggaagatggatgGTTATGTGTGGAATATGGGATGGATGGATGAATGTGTAGAGAGGGGGAAGGAttggaggctctgagatggagattatgaattaggttagaggtatttataggttGGAAAAAGGTTtgtttttttgataatttcgTGGCATTCAAGAAATAGGAGAGATTGGGcttcacaatataataatttcttttcttccgtGAATTTCCGCCTAAATTCCCGCCAGCtttgactgcactgcgcaaTGTTCGTAAAAtagccataactttctccacagaactccgattgagacgtgcgagatatccacgcgaagctctttcgaagaagaagagaatggtatgcattaagaactgattggacttcaaaatcgcTGGCAGAATAAGCTCGAACAGAGgctgctgcaccttggcctttttgcacctttttctatctttttctatcatttatcaacaaacacatcaaaaataccaaatgtataacatatgcaatttaagaacataatttgcattattgacatttaaaacgagtcaaatctagtccttaaaaacatgcaaaatccgtgTTTGTCAGTACTATATATTAAGTTACTTGGATCTTGCCAAGTTCACAAGTTGGCCTAGTGAATTCGTAGCtatttgaatttgtgattAATCTGAACAATCAGATAATTACTAATTTTCGAGTATTTTTCCgtaaattatatatgaaataagaaaataaataaatgatacaTATACTGTATGAGAGAGTAAAGCAGAGAGAAGATGAGTTGCTTTTTActggaaaaagaaatagttgTGACTATCTATTTCAtcctcttttttatttttattttaattcattcacAGAGACAAAAATTGAACCCTTAACATTGTTTAAGGAATGAGGTGCTGGACTACTACAGCAACAatgtttgttaatttattccaACTTTGATGAATAGAAACTAAggtttaaatatttaaaatagaaagagtaaAAGATGTTGACATTAAGTTGGAAAAGCAAACATTAGAGTTATTGAAAACTTGGACATCCATTGACTTGGCTCAAACTTTATGTGtctaaatatacatatatatatatgtgtgtaaaTTGTAATGTTATCATACATTGTCACAGGCATAATCTTAGCTATGATCAtctttatcttcatcttcttaTTTACCTCCTTCTCATCAACTCTAGTGTTTTCATCACTTAATAATGTCCCCATAGCCAGGCCTAATCCCGACTGCAAGCGTACTTGCGGCGACGTACAAATCCCCTTTCCTTTCGGCACCACAGCCGAATGCTACCTCGATAAAGCATTCGAGGTCACTTGCAACCACACATCTTTCGTTCCTCCCAAGCTATTCTTGGGGGAAGGCGGCATCGAAATCACAGATATATCCCTCGACGGCCAGATGAGAGTGATGCAGTACATAGCCAATGATTGTTACTACAGCAACGGATCGAGTTCTTACAAAAACTCCCCGTGGATACGCCTCTCTTCATTCACGGTGAATAATACTGCAAATAAGTTCACAATTGTGGGGTGCGATGCCTACGCCTTTGTCTCGGGGAACAGGCTCGACCGTGACTTCACGACGGGCTGCATCGCCATGTGCAGTTCCGAGGATGATCTGACGGAGGGGGAGTGCGCGGGCGTGGGGTGCTGCCAGACTCCAATCCCCAAAGATGTGTGGAAGATCCAGGTCGAGGTCAACAGCTATTCCAATTATACCGATGTTTTAGACGTCAAGAGATGTGGTTATGCTTTTGTTGTTGAGGACTCTGCCTTCAAGTTTTCAAAGGATAGTCTCACTAACTTGGCAGATGTTACAAGCCTTCCTATGGTGGTTGATTGGGCCATCGGGAATGGCACGTGCGAGGAGGCAGAGAGTGACGCCAGCAGCTATGCTTGCAAGAGTGCAAACTCTGAATGCTACAAACCCACAAACGGCTATGGATATCGTTGTCGTTGCGAGCATGGGTTTGAAGGAAATCCTTATCTAACTCATGGATGTAAAGGTATTACTTGTAACTTTACTTTTGCACGCAAATACTCCTTTgtcttttactccctccgtccccattAGCAGTCACCGTTTGACCGGACaagggttttaagaaatgtaaagaaaagttggttgaaaaagttagtggagtgtgggacccacttttttatattggttttataataaaatgtgagtgaagtgaattagtggaatgtgggacctactaccatttatggtaaaaatgaagtgtgactcttaattggggacggagggagtaattctcCTTGTTTGTTATGTctgttttgcagatattgATGAATGCAAAAATAAGACTCTAAACGATTGCACCAAGAATGAGTACTGCAATAATACACAAGGGACTTACACATGTTCTTGTCCCAAACATTACATTGGCAATGGACAAGGTGTTGATGGCTGCAAGCTTTCCCCAAAGAAGCAGAATATGATGATTGCCTTTATCTTCATTGGTAATTAAACATTTTTGGATTCttcaaacatatatatactcctttaaattttagtaacaAATAAGCAATTAAACAGGAGTTGCCTCCGGGATTATTGTTCTGCTACTGGCTGTTAACATACTCTTCATGGAACTCAAGAGAAGATcgcagaaaaagaagaagcagCGCTTCTTTCTCCAAAACGGCGGACATATGTTGCAGGAGAAACTGGCAAGGAGAGAAGCCTCACCCGAGATGGTGAAGATTTTCAGCTCATCCGAGCTAGAAAAGGCCACGAGCAACTTCAGTAACAGTATGATCATTGGTCGAGGTGGCTTTGGCACCGTGTACAAAGGCGTGCTAGCAGACAGAAGAACAGTTGCGATCAAGAGGTCCATAAGAGTTGATCCCGCACAAATCGAGCAGTTCATCAACGAAGTAGTTGTTCTGTCTCGAATCAGCCATAGGAATGTCGTTATACTTCTTGGATGTTGCCTAGAAACAGATGTTCCGCTTTTAGTCTACGAGTTCATTAGCAACGGCACCCTTTCTTCACACTTGCACGATGAGGCTAAGGCGTGTGTTCTTGATTGGAACAAGCGTCTAAAGATCGCTACCGAAACTGCTGAGGTCCTCTCGTATCTTCACTCTTCAGCTTCTACTACCATCATTCATAGGGATGTCAAGTCGGACAATATCCTCTTGGACCATAATTTGACTGTGAAGGTGTCGGATTTTGGGGCTTCAAAGCTAGTTCCAGTTGATCTCGCGCAGCTATCTACAATGGTGCAAGGGACTTTCGGATACCTTGATCCTGAGTACATGCAGACAAACCAGTTGACAGAGAAGAGCGATGTTTACAGCTTTGGAGTTGTTCTGCTGGAGCTAGTCACGGGGCGTAAAGCATTGAGTTTGGATAGGCCGACAGAGGAGAAGAGTTTATCCAACTATTTCCTTTATGTACTCAAGCAAGGTTTGTtggtaaaaataattgatgaaaaaattGTGGATTTGGGAAATATGGAGCAAATATATGCAGTTTGTAAGCTAGCGAAAGAGTGCTTGAACGTGAAGGGAGAAGATAGGCCGAATATGAAGGAGGTAGCAATGGAGCTACAAGGGCTTATACTCGGTGGAAAGCACCCATGGGAACGAAATAAAGCGGACAGTACAGAGGAGACGGAGCATTTGCTACCAAATGATCATGATGGAATGGGAGGCGAGAGCTCAATTGTGGGATTTGATAGCATCAGCAGGGATCATGTTGGTTTGCCAATCAATGGAGGAAGATGATATTTTACTTTGAGAATTTATGTGCAATTTAGTATTGTGTCACACATTGTGTTTTGTATCAAATGTCTGTTTTTATTATACATttgttgaaatatttgtagtgtttttattgtaatacgtggaaatatttatattgaatctTCGAAGGTGTTTGCAAAATCTGcacaaattcaattttgaaatgttaCTCTATCACTAGATCAACTCACACACACAGTTAATCAGATTTGtccattttacattttaatctGAATAAAAACGAGTTGAATCTTCAAAGTGTTTTGCATAATTTTTGTACCAGTACAATTTTGATGGGGTGCTAGCAAAAAATTCTTTCTTGTCATAGTCTATCAACTTTGATGACCCATTCCATATTCTAAAGAAAATGACACAACATTAATGAATATTCACAATATGTTCAAACACTCTTCTTTTGTGACAGGGATGGAAGAAGACCCATGTTTGCAAGTTGATTATTCGTGACTCAAACGTCCATTGACTTGGCTCAATTTCATTTCCTATATTTAAGTCATATTTTATCCTATCAGCACATAATAGTATGGAGGAAGATTACATTATTTGAAGAGATAGGCATTAAGTATGTATATTCGTTTATTGTGAATAATTAAGTTGCATACTTAAATCAAATGTAGGTTGGAATAGAAATAAATCCGAATTGCCGTTGTGAAAGATGTCTAAGTATGACTATGAAACAcaatttcaatcaattttgGTGTCCCATTTTATTGATATGACTTGAtcaaaatgtgacaaaatataagggacagagggagtaattaattcaTATCCTTGATTAAAACGCGACagtaattaattcatattcttGATTAAAACGCGACAGGAACtaatacatttattattttagtagaatttaatttttgttattttgattttacttattttatacaGTAAGTAGCTTTTGTTAATAACCCAATACAAGTCATCGTGTGGAAATCTATCGTGCAAATTTCGAGCATCGGACCAAAATTTACTGTgagaatttcaagtcatttcTACGTAAATGTACCTGTGGCCCACATAGATACACTGCCATAGTGCTACACTGCTACTGCACCTTATTTTTGTAGGAATATGATTGCAGTCCAACAAAAAATTGTATCTCTGCAATATACAAACTGCGCACGCATCAATTATTTGAACTAGTTCTAAAAGTAACTAGGCAAGCTGTTGTAGTtacattaataatttcatgATCTGGTTTCTCATTATAATGTGACCATTGTATTGCATGTGAgattattacataataatgTTACTCTATCTATTCCAAGAAATACTAGTATGAGATTGTAGCGAAAAGATATGGCTCATGtactattaaatatagtaggagtatgtATAAACTACAATTTGATTATTATAAGAGGGAAGCTGTCATTTACTATATTGAGTCATTACGTCTGATGACTCGCACAAAATTTATGGTCAATTCTCGTTTAATGTgagtaattattaatttattaattaattttgtgtgtCATTACGTGTGGAAAGGAGAGACAAATATGAGTCAATTCCAGCAGCAATAAAAGGTCATGCATTATTGAGATTGATTGTGAAAAATCAGAAAAGGTTCAAGGTTTTTTAAGAGAGCGAGAGAACATTGGGTGATAATTAGTAGTGTTACTTTAAAAGTTATTACGTCTAACTCATCACATTAGTATATTGTTTCACTGTTTGTGTATTTTAAGTTATCGTGCAAATTTCAAGGATTGAGATTGGTAGTCGGTAGAATTTTAAACTGGAACGTTGAATTACCAATCCTGCCAACTTAAAATTGACCGTGCGAATTTTAAGTTATCGTGCAAATTTCAAGTCGTGCGAATTTCAAATCTCTCTTTCAAGCCCAGTCCTAGAAAAATTTAGGCCCATGTGGCAGATTGGGCTTTAAGGAGATCTATCAAAAATAGACAATCAATTCACTTCAATCCATTGTAGTATTGTATTGATgataaaagtaattttattttatttttgtattatagAATGTGAGAGAAAGATGGATGATATCAAGGAAGTTGCCCAGGCCTACTACCAAGGAGCAGAAGAAGCCGAACAGAAACTCTTCGACAATCTTTTCAAATCACTCGATCGAAACGGTGACAAGAAAGTCAGCCGGAGTGAGTTCCGGAAAAATTTGGGAGAGTACGCCTAGCTACTCCTCCTCCTTTTGGTATATGGATTCGGACATAAGCGATGTGGATACTCGATCTAAACGATGTCCGATGGCCAAAACTGACACgtgcaaatttcaagtcattcaTACTGAAGTGCATTATCAAACAGTTGAAATGAGATGAAATATTCATCTTCCTCCATCACTTGGTATTTATGGTCCATctatttgtttttactttagATTTCTTTGTCATGATGTTTAACTAAAGATGTAGAGTTGTATCCATCGTAgttgtagtactataaaatattgaaaatgggACACCAAATGTGGGACAAAGGCAATAAAATCATTGGATTAAATAGCAAGAGATGGTGATGATGTCAAAGTAAAGTTAAATTTACTAAGCATACACATATATCACTTTCTAATTTGATAAATCATCAAACTGCCGATACTATTTGTCACCAT
The genomic region above belongs to Salvia hispanica cultivar TCC Black 2014 chromosome 3, UniMelb_Shisp_WGS_1.0, whole genome shotgun sequence and contains:
- the LOC125216472 gene encoding putative wall-associated receptor kinase-like 16, which encodes MIIFIFIFLFTSFSSTLVFSSLNNVPIARPNPDCKRTCGDVQIPFPFGTTAECYLDKAFEVTCNHTSFVPPKLFLGEGGIEITDISLDGQMRVMQYIANDCYYSNGSSSYKNSPWIRLSSFTVNNTANKFTIVGCDAYAFVSGNRLDRDFTTGCIAMCSSEDDLTEGECAGVGCCQTPIPKDVWKIQVEVNSYSNYTDVLDVKRCGYAFVVEDSAFKFSKDSLTNLADVTSLPMVVDWAIGNGTCEEAESDASSYACKSANSECYKPTNGYGYRCRCEHGFEGNPYLTHGCKDIDECKNKTLNDCTKNEYCNNTQGTYTCSCPKHYIGNGQGVDGCKLSPKKQNMMIAFIFIGVASGIIVLLLAVNILFMELKRRSQKKKKQRFFLQNGGHMLQEKLARREASPEMVKIFSSSELEKATSNFSNSMIIGRGGFGTVYKGVLADRRTVAIKRSIRVDPAQIEQFINEVVVLSRISHRNVVILLGCCLETDVPLLVYEFISNGTLSSHLHDEAKACVLDWNKRLKIATETAEVLSYLHSSASTTIIHRDVKSDNILLDHNLTVKVSDFGASKLVPVDLAQLSTMVQGTFGYLDPEYMQTNQLTEKSDVYSFGVVLLELVTGRKALSLDRPTEEKSLSNYFLYVLKQGLLVKIIDEKIVDLGNMEQIYAVCKLAKECLNVKGEDRPNMKEVAMELQGLILGGKHPWERNKADSTEETEHLLPNDHDGMGGESSIVGFDSISRDHVGLPINGGR